The DNA window CCGCCCAGCGGCTCCGCGAGGAGGACGGCGCGGACTTCGCACAGGATCGCCACATGGAGGCGGCCTTGGAGGAGCTCGGCCTGCCGGTGAACAAGTACGACCTGCCCGAGGCCGACGCCGGAGTCGGCGTATGAGCCGGAAGAACCCGCACGCCGGCGACGACCCCCACGGCGACGAGGAGCTGGTTACGGCCGGGACGCCCCTCGAGGAGGCCGATGCGGCGGTCGTCCTCGTCCACGGCCGGGGAGCCACCGCCCGGAGCATCGTCGGGTTCGGCGAGGAGGTGTCGCCCGCGGACGGGGGCGTCGCGCTGCTCGCGCCGCAGGCGGCCGCGAACACCTGGTATCCGAACTCGTTTCTCGCGCCGGTCGAGGAGAACGAGCCCGGACGGAGTTCGGGACTGCGTGCCGTGGAGACCGCCGTCGAGACGGCGGCCGACGCCGGGATCCCCTCCGAGCGCGTCCTCGTCGCCGGCTTCTCACAGGGCGCGTGTCTCGCGAGCGAGTTCGTCGCGCGGAACCCCCGCGAGTACGGCGGGCTCGCCGTCCTGAGCGGCGGGCTGATCGGCGACTCGGTCGCCGTCGACGACTACGTCGCGGACGCCCCCGACGACGCGCTCGCCGGAACCCCCGCCTTCCTCGGCTGTAGCGACGTCGACCCGCACATCCCCGAGGAGCGCGTCCACGAGACGGCCGCGGTGGTGGAGGCGCTCGGCGGCGACGTCGAGACCCGGATCTACGAGGGGATGGGCCACGGGATCAACGAAGACGAGACGGAGCACGTCTCGGCGATGGTCGCGGCGCTGGCGTAGCCGCCGCCGAGACTCCCCCGCCGCGAGGACGGACCGTCGCCCTCCCGGCCCGGACCGTCCCCGTTCCGTACCTTTTTCGCCGGCGGCGTCGACCCCGACACGTGACCTTCAGCATCTGCGTCCGCGAGCGGTACACCGACGACGCGGGCGACGGCCAGGTCCGGTTCGGGGTGGCGGTCACCACGCGGCTGCCGGGCGTCGGCGCGCTGTGCCCGTTCGCCTCGGAACGCGGCGCGGTGGCGACGCAGTCGCACACCAACGTCGAACTCGGCCGCAAGGGGCTCGAGTACCTCGCCGACGGGCTCGCGGTCGGGGACGCGCTCGACGCGCTGCTGGCGGCCGACGAGGGTCGCGACCGGCGACAGCTCCACGGCGTCGACGCCGACGGGACCTTCGCGTTCACCGGGGACGAGTGCGGGGAGTGGTGCG is part of the Halorubrum aethiopicum genome and encodes:
- a CDS encoding alpha/beta hydrolase: MSRKNPHAGDDPHGDEELVTAGTPLEEADAAVVLVHGRGATARSIVGFGEEVSPADGGVALLAPQAAANTWYPNSFLAPVEENEPGRSSGLRAVETAVETAADAGIPSERVLVAGFSQGACLASEFVARNPREYGGLAVLSGGLIGDSVAVDDYVADAPDDALAGTPAFLGCSDVDPHIPEERVHETAAVVEALGGDVETRIYEGMGHGINEDETEHVSAMVAALA